One segment of Pan paniscus chromosome 20, NHGRI_mPanPan1-v2.0_pri, whole genome shotgun sequence DNA contains the following:
- the TMEM238 gene encoding transmembrane protein 238 yields MAAAPAVCASQGTPPGAPSAPAAAPAPAAGLGRCRMALLLAVALDVAGMAALLTGVFAQLQVRGRDFGDLLIYSGALLVFLSLLGWILWYTGNIEISRQELERDYGLRPSALARLARKLSRRWSAPAAAGQRPAPGSRRARRAARAPPPPAAGSRRVRLQLATLEAGPGAAGAGSE; encoded by the coding sequence ATGGCGGCGGCGCCAGCGGTGTGCGCCTCGCAGGGGACCCCGCCGGGTGCACCGTCCGCGCCGGCGGCCGCGCCAGCACCCGCGGCAGGCCTGGGCCGCTGCCGGATGGCGCTGCTGCTGGCCGTGGCGCTGGATGTGGCGGGCATGGCGGCGCTGCTGACTGGCGTGTTCGCGCAGCTGCAGGTGCGCGGCCGCGACTTCGGGGACCTGCTCATCTACTCGGGCGCGCTGCTGGTGTTCCTGAGCCTGCTGGGCTGGATCCTCTGGTACACCGGCAACATCGAGATCTCGCGCCAGGAGCTGGAGCGCGACTACGGCCTGCGGCCCTCGGCGCTCGCCCGCCTGGCGCGCAAGCTCTCCCGCCGCTGGTCGGCGCCCGCCGCCGCGGGCCAGCGCCCCGCGCCCGGCTCCCGGAGAGCGCGCCGAGCCGCCCGCGCgcccccgccgcccgccgccggcTCCCGCCGCGTGCGCCTGCAGCTCGCCACGCTCGAGGCCGGGCCCGGGGCGGCGGGCGCGGGCAGCGAGTGA